The following proteins come from a genomic window of Plasmodium vivax chromosome 3, whole genome shotgun sequence:
- a CDS encoding hypothetical protein (encoded by transcript PVX_096030A): protein MKALYASLFIFSTLFASCFGSDIEKYLVNRCFYYDFNLRDEYNKMLESNSEKKENPIKRVKSKSFHKDVEKLNNDFQKLESYDPRSDYAKYVKPLLYALENPPKPRKQSSKKTSKAKKAAARKKPATPKKQATPKKQAAPKKKAAQKKPAAPETSA, encoded by the exons ATGAAAGCTTTATACGCAtccttatttattttctccaccTTATTCGCCTCATGCTTTGGAAGTgatattgaaaaatatttagttaATCGCTGCTtctat TACGATTTTAACCTACGTGATGAATATAACAAGATGTTAGAAAGTaattctgaaaaaaaagagaacccGATAAAACGTGTAAAAAGCAAGTCATTCCACAAAGatgtagaaaaattaaataatgacTTCCAAAAATTAGAATCATATGATCCACGCTCAGATTAtgcaaaatatgtaaaaCCTTTATTATATGCATTGGAAAATCCTCCTAAACCCAGAAAACAATCTTCCAAAAAAACATCCAAAGCGAAGAAAGCAGCTGCACGAAAAAAACCAGCTACACCTAAGAAACAAGCCACACCGAAAAAACAAGCCGcaccgaaaaaaaaggctgcaCAGAAAAAGCCCGCTGCACCAGAAACTTCTGCGTAA
- a CDS encoding hypothetical protein (encoded by transcript PVX_096035A), whose product MKALYAFLFIFSTLFASYSEAFDFVRFFLDDFIYYDFNLRDEYKKMLESNSEKKKNPTKRVKSKSFHKDVEKLNNDFQKLESYDPRSDYAKYVKPLLNALENPPKPGKQSSKKTSKAKKAAAPKKPATPKKQATPKKQAAPKKKAAQKKQAAPKKTAAPSAPAKV is encoded by the exons atgaaagctTTATACGCattcttatttattttctccaccTTATTCGCCTCTTATTCGGAAGCATTTGATTttgtccgtttttttttggatgatttcatatat TACGATTTTAACCTACgtgatgaatataaaaagatgTTAGAAAGTaattctgaaaaaaaaaaaaacccgaCAAAACGTGTAAAAAGCAAGTCATTCCACAAAGatgtagaaaaattaaataatgacTTCCAAAAATTAGAATCATATGATCCACGCTCAGATTAtgcaaaatatgtaaaaCCTTTATTAAATGCATTGGAAAATCCTCCTAAACCCGGAAAACAATCTTCCAAAAAAACGTCCAAAGCGAAGAAAGCAGCTGCACCAAAAAAACCAGCTACACCTAAGAAACAAGCCACACCGAAAAAACAAGCCGcaccgaaaaaaaaggctgcaCAGAAAAAACAAGCAGCACCGAAAAAGACCGCTGCACCATCAGCACCTGcaaaagtataa